The Arenicella xantha genome window below encodes:
- a CDS encoding aldehyde dehydrogenase family protein — translation MKQLPSLDKHYINGQWVSSKSPATFDVVSPVTAKVVDQLSMGDSADIDSAVDAAKQAFPLFAATSQEQRVALFDRLIAAYEDSLDDMAQAITTEMGAPITMSQQKQTMVGLGLLKSMRQTLIDFSPTEKIGDVLVQKQPIGVAGMITPWNWPMNQVVCKVSAALAAGCSMVLKPSEYAPYSAALFADIVDRAELPPGVFNLVHGGARAGEALASHVDVDVISITGSVRAGVAVAQAAAPTVKRVTQELGGKSPFIVLSDADLSAAANSCVARLMLNTGQSCNAPTRLIVPEQHKAEILAAIKTAISNFKVGDPFEDSTDIGPVVNKLQFDRVNAYIQTGIDEGAKVLCGGVSDHDASRGFFVKPTCFYDVDEGMTVAQEEIFGPVLVVLSYSDIEQAIQIANASNFGLSAYVYGHNINDSMQVATKLQAGMVHVNDAIATMDAPFGGFKQSGNGRERGVFGLEEYLEAKSIYVG, via the coding sequence ATGAAACAGTTACCTTCTTTAGATAAACATTACATAAACGGTCAATGGGTGTCGAGCAAGTCGCCGGCGACGTTTGACGTGGTCAGCCCAGTGACTGCGAAGGTCGTTGATCAACTCTCGATGGGTGACAGCGCCGATATTGACTCAGCTGTCGACGCGGCCAAGCAAGCATTTCCACTATTCGCCGCTACCAGCCAAGAACAGCGAGTCGCGTTGTTTGATCGATTGATCGCCGCTTATGAAGATTCGCTCGATGATATGGCGCAGGCAATCACCACTGAAATGGGAGCGCCGATTACGATGTCGCAACAGAAGCAGACTATGGTTGGTCTGGGCTTGCTAAAAAGCATGCGCCAAACCCTGATCGACTTTTCGCCCACAGAAAAAATTGGCGATGTGCTAGTGCAAAAACAGCCGATTGGCGTTGCCGGCATGATCACGCCATGGAACTGGCCAATGAATCAAGTGGTGTGCAAAGTATCTGCCGCGTTAGCGGCGGGTTGCAGCATGGTGTTAAAACCGAGCGAATACGCGCCGTATAGTGCGGCTTTATTTGCAGATATTGTGGACCGCGCAGAGTTACCTCCGGGGGTATTTAATTTAGTGCACGGTGGCGCTCGAGCAGGCGAAGCATTGGCTTCACACGTTGATGTAGATGTTATTTCGATTACCGGCTCGGTTCGAGCTGGGGTGGCCGTTGCCCAAGCGGCAGCGCCGACTGTTAAAAGAGTTACTCAAGAGCTGGGTGGAAAGTCGCCTTTTATTGTTCTGTCCGATGCCGACCTTTCTGCTGCGGCCAATTCGTGCGTCGCTCGCTTAATGTTGAATACTGGGCAATCCTGCAATGCGCCAACCAGGCTAATTGTGCCAGAGCAACACAAGGCCGAGATTCTGGCGGCAATCAAAACCGCCATCAGTAACTTTAAGGTCGGCGACCCATTTGAGGATTCCACTGATATTGGGCCGGTGGTGAACAAGCTGCAATTTGATCGCGTAAACGCCTATATTCAAACCGGAATCGATGAGGGCGCCAAAGTGCTATGTGGTGGTGTCTCCGACCACGATGCGAGCCGCGGTTTTTTTGTAAAACCGACTTGTTTTTACGATGTTGATGAGGGCATGACGGTGGCGCAGGAAGAAATTTTCGGCCCCGTGTTAGTGGTCTTGTCTTATTCCGATATAGAGCAAGCGATACAAATTGCTAATGCGTCCAATTTTGGCTTGTCGGCTTATGTGTATGGTCACAATATCAATGACTCGATGCAAGTGGCAACCAAACTACAGGCCGGTATGGTGCACGTGAATGATGCGATTGCGACGATGGATGCGCCATTCGGTGGTTTTAAGCAATCAGGCAATGGTAGAGAGCGCGGAGTGTTTGGTTTAGAAGAATATTTAGAGGCCAAGTCCATTTATGTTGGCTAA
- a CDS encoding CaiB/BaiF CoA transferase family protein: MIKQGALSHVKVLDLSRVLAGPWAGQVLADFGADVIKVEQPEKGDDTRHWAPPYMPDANGADTAESAYYLCANRGKRSICVDIRSAEGQAVLHALVEDSDVVIENFKTGHLANYNLDYDTLSKINPALIYCSITGFGQTGPYCERPGYDFLIQAMSGLMSVTGDPDGPPQKVGVAVTDVLTGLYSVIGVLAALSERSISGLGQHIDLSLFDVAVASMANQASNYLVGGMTPQAMGNAHPNIVPYQSFETQQGHCVLAVGNDSQFVRFCAVVGRPEWGDDERFKSNSQRVNNRRVLVALIAEEMRRDTRDNWLAKFQKADVPAAPINNLQDVFNDPQILARQMKINVPHPSNPDLELVGNPVKFSRTPVSYHRPPPELGEHTEEILNKLNRI, encoded by the coding sequence ATGATCAAGCAAGGCGCACTGTCGCACGTTAAGGTTTTGGACTTGTCGAGAGTATTAGCTGGGCCGTGGGCCGGGCAAGTACTTGCTGATTTTGGCGCCGACGTGATCAAGGTTGAGCAGCCAGAAAAAGGAGACGACACTCGGCATTGGGCGCCGCCGTATATGCCTGATGCGAATGGTGCCGATACGGCAGAGAGCGCCTACTACCTGTGCGCGAACCGAGGCAAAAGGTCGATTTGTGTGGATATTCGTAGCGCTGAAGGTCAAGCTGTGCTGCATGCGCTGGTGGAGGACAGTGATGTCGTGATAGAAAACTTTAAGACTGGTCACTTGGCAAACTATAATCTTGATTATGACACCTTATCTAAGATTAATCCGGCTCTGATCTATTGTTCTATCACCGGGTTTGGTCAAACCGGACCGTATTGTGAACGGCCCGGCTACGACTTTTTGATTCAAGCCATGAGCGGGCTAATGAGTGTGACCGGAGACCCTGATGGTCCACCACAGAAAGTCGGCGTTGCGGTAACGGATGTACTAACTGGGTTGTATTCGGTGATCGGGGTTTTAGCCGCTTTGTCAGAGCGTTCGATCTCCGGATTAGGGCAACACATCGATTTGTCCCTATTTGATGTTGCGGTCGCATCCATGGCAAACCAAGCAAGCAATTACCTCGTTGGCGGAATGACTCCACAGGCGATGGGCAACGCGCATCCAAATATTGTTCCGTATCAGAGCTTTGAAACGCAACAAGGACACTGTGTGTTAGCCGTTGGCAATGACTCCCAGTTTGTGCGGTTTTGTGCCGTTGTTGGGCGTCCGGAATGGGGCGACGATGAGCGCTTTAAATCGAATAGTCAGCGGGTTAATAATCGGCGGGTCTTAGTTGCTCTAATTGCCGAAGAGATGCGCCGTGATACGCGTGACAACTGGTTGGCAAAGTTTCAAAAAGCAGATGTGCCAGCCGCGCCAATTAACAACTTACAGGATGTTTTCAATGACCCTCAAATTCTTGCTCGGCAGATGAAAATCAATGTGCCGCATCCGAGCAATCCAGACCTCGAGTTAGTCGGCAACCCAGTTAAGTTTTCTCGCACGCCGGTTAGCTACCATCGTCCGCCTCCTGAGCTGGGAGAACACACAGAGGAAATACTCAATAAGCTCAATCGGATTTAG
- a CDS encoding DsbA family protein, translating to MVNIHYFYDPMCGWCYGATSLTEILAKNDNIELVMHPGGMIDNKPLSSEFKARVLVQDQHIASMTGQSFGHAYKKRISENSPVVLDSIVTAQAIHVMQKINGRGFEMLKAIQHAHYENGIDTTKHEVLTNLATGLNVDATQWIKEMEQAKNDIKSVIRETHLLMDKWHIQGFPTFILVDENGVRLLPHAEYYSNSVGWEKLISRLFEAPTR from the coding sequence ATGGTAAATATTCATTACTTTTACGACCCAATGTGTGGGTGGTGCTACGGCGCCACTTCACTCACAGAAATACTGGCCAAAAACGACAATATTGAACTCGTCATGCACCCGGGTGGCATGATCGATAACAAACCATTAAGTTCTGAGTTTAAAGCGCGTGTTTTAGTTCAAGATCAACATATCGCAAGCATGACAGGTCAATCTTTTGGTCATGCTTACAAAAAAAGAATCTCCGAAAACAGCCCCGTGGTTTTAGATTCAATCGTTACAGCCCAAGCCATACACGTCATGCAAAAGATAAATGGTCGAGGCTTTGAGATGCTGAAAGCGATTCAACACGCGCACTACGAGAACGGCATCGACACGACAAAGCATGAAGTGCTAACCAATCTTGCAACTGGTTTAAACGTGGACGCTACTCAGTGGATAAAAGAAATGGAGCAGGCTAAGAATGACATTAAATCGGTCATTCGAGAGACTCATCTATTAATGGATAAATGGCATATACAAGGTTTCCCCACTTTCATATTGGTTGATGAAAATGGCGTTAGACTTCTTCCTCATGCAGAATATTATTCCAACAGCGTAGGGTGGGAAAAGCTTATTAGCCGACTCTTTGAAGCACCGACAAGGTAA
- a CDS encoding serine hydrolase domain-containing protein, whose product MQKKTSPADNLFLSQRHGHEIDNNEFVRLAYAGELPSEIQVKAFSNTEHLFPTRRITRGPSTSDLLIDQKDQSEPVQFHSNGRDYNINDYITSNRVTGLLILKQSKILLERYQYGTDESTRWMSMSMAKSISTTLVGIAIKQGYIKSVDDPLTDYLPELVNSTYDKVTIKQLLQMTSGARWNEDHTNPHSERREVLELQIAQQPGAILRYMATLPQVAEPGCVWNYSTGETHVVGALLKAATGQYLADYLSENLWSKLGMESDSHWWLESPGGLEIAGSGITATLRDYGRFGLFMMNDGVVDGERLLPEGWVKQATTPFKIGDTVVPYGYMWWAIADQQGSFDDGAFSARGIFGQRIYVNPKKRVVIVVWSARPKPMSTEQIIDNEFFSAAANFYSKR is encoded by the coding sequence ATGCAGAAAAAAACATCGCCGGCTGATAATTTGTTTTTATCGCAAAGACATGGCCATGAGATAGATAACAACGAGTTTGTTCGCTTAGCCTATGCGGGGGAACTTCCATCAGAGATTCAAGTCAAAGCGTTCAGCAATACCGAACATTTGTTTCCGACCCGACGCATCACTAGAGGCCCCAGTACCAGCGATCTGCTGATAGATCAAAAAGATCAGTCTGAACCTGTTCAGTTCCACTCAAATGGTCGTGATTACAACATCAACGATTACATCACGAGTAATCGAGTAACGGGCCTATTAATTCTAAAACAAAGCAAGATTTTACTGGAACGCTACCAATACGGCACCGACGAGAGCACTCGCTGGATGTCTATGTCAATGGCTAAATCGATTAGCACTACTTTAGTTGGAATAGCAATAAAACAAGGCTACATCAAAAGTGTTGATGACCCGCTTACGGACTACCTACCCGAGCTGGTCAACAGTACATACGATAAAGTAACCATCAAACAGCTACTACAAATGACGTCTGGGGCGCGTTGGAATGAAGACCATACCAACCCGCACTCTGAAAGAAGAGAAGTACTCGAATTGCAAATCGCACAGCAACCTGGCGCGATCCTCCGTTACATGGCTACCTTGCCGCAAGTCGCTGAACCTGGCTGTGTGTGGAACTACAGCACCGGTGAAACGCACGTGGTTGGCGCGCTTCTAAAAGCGGCCACGGGACAGTACCTAGCTGATTACCTAAGTGAAAACCTCTGGTCAAAACTCGGGATGGAATCGGATAGCCATTGGTGGCTCGAGTCACCTGGCGGCCTCGAAATAGCCGGCAGTGGAATCACTGCTACACTACGAGACTATGGTCGCTTCGGGCTTTTTATGATGAACGATGGCGTGGTCGACGGTGAAAGGTTGCTGCCCGAGGGTTGGGTAAAGCAAGCAACGACCCCGTTCAAGATTGGTGACACAGTAGTCCCATATGGCTACATGTGGTGGGCAATCGCAGATCAGCAAGGCTCATTCGATGATGGCGCATTTAGTGCGCGCGGTATTTTTGGGCAGCGTATTTATGTTAACCCAAAGAAGCGCGTTGTTATTGTGGTGTGGAGCGCGCGACCTAAACCGATGAGTACCGAACAAATAATCGATAACGAATTCTTTAGCGCCGCTGCCAACTTCTACTCCAAGCGATAG
- a CDS encoding FMN-binding negative transcriptional regulator, whose protein sequence is MADPKKISGKILERSLDNVGEHMFIPEHFDFSEHNELISYVQAYPFAQLFSSFNDLLQVTATPLIYIGKQEPSDATIPANTQHEFIGHIALRNPHCEAIRAGALGIALLQGPNAYVSPRWYTMEPKIPTWSYVAVQLRGKFSAITDHQQTLEVLAKTIDHMERDNDEPWHIDKTDPTLLEQFSQGVLAFRFTVSEMEGIERLGQSRDLTDLEGVIKGLNKTQDPNAQTIARMMQNKIDRAS, encoded by the coding sequence GTGGCTGATCCAAAAAAGATATCTGGAAAAATACTCGAACGCTCGCTTGATAACGTAGGCGAGCATATGTTCATACCTGAGCATTTTGATTTTTCGGAACACAATGAACTTATTAGCTACGTACAGGCCTACCCATTCGCACAGTTGTTCTCAAGCTTTAATGATTTACTACAAGTCACCGCCACGCCGTTGATTTACATCGGTAAGCAAGAACCGAGTGACGCCACAATTCCAGCAAATACTCAGCACGAATTTATTGGCCATATTGCTCTACGCAACCCACACTGTGAGGCGATTCGCGCAGGCGCGCTAGGCATCGCGTTGCTGCAGGGACCAAATGCCTATGTGTCGCCTCGTTGGTACACCATGGAGCCTAAAATACCTACATGGAGCTACGTTGCTGTTCAGCTTAGAGGGAAATTCAGCGCCATAACTGACCACCAGCAAACACTTGAGGTGTTGGCCAAAACAATCGATCACATGGAGCGCGATAATGATGAACCATGGCACATAGACAAAACCGACCCGACGTTACTCGAACAGTTCAGTCAAGGCGTACTGGCTTTTCGGTTTACCGTATCCGAAATGGAAGGTATTGAGCGACTCGGGCAAAGCCGAGATTTGACCGACTTGGAGGGGGTAATTAAGGGCCTAAATAAGACCCAAGACCCAAACGCGCAAACGATTGCTAGAATGATGCAAAATAAAATTGACCGAGCAAGCTAA
- a CDS encoding P1 family peptidase gives MHAIKLSLTKNALFASALASFVFATTNLQAASQDSLVPIVNMDSGASLEFDWPGIRVGTASYEEGPTGVTVFHFDKKAKVAMDVRGGGPGTVNAPYVELGYNVAELDSIVVAGGSWYGLEAATAVATAMMDDGLRDGDAFSLTPSVAMSLGSIIFDFGSRRLNEIYPDKKLAQAAYRAAVSGQFPLGASGAGRNAMTGGFFGCAVHSGQGGAFKQIGDLKIAAFSVVNAFGAVTDRDGKVDACYTDKGLERGLQIKDMFAKFESKFEEQTLERADNSNKNTTISVLVVNQKLEPALLKRLAVQVHTSMSRSLQPYATLFDGDVFYAVSTEEIDDKELSPVDLGVIASEVMWDALLTAAPAQQPEHVQANPNVALSSADMNAIAGEYQFSDKVKLKVFVREGKLFARATGSKKVFAIATDEDKELLPVAQDQFVVPSRVPLTLDFSTAEKVILNPGHWQQTGMLIDN, from the coding sequence ATGCACGCCATTAAGTTGAGTTTGACCAAGAACGCCTTATTCGCATCGGCACTAGCGTCATTTGTATTCGCTACGACGAATCTACAAGCGGCTAGTCAAGACAGCCTAGTCCCGATAGTCAACATGGACAGCGGCGCGTCCTTGGAGTTCGATTGGCCGGGTATTCGAGTCGGAACCGCTAGCTATGAAGAAGGCCCAACTGGCGTCACTGTCTTCCATTTTGACAAAAAGGCCAAGGTGGCCATGGATGTTCGCGGTGGCGGGCCAGGCACGGTTAACGCACCTTATGTTGAGCTCGGTTACAATGTTGCTGAGTTGGATTCGATAGTGGTAGCTGGCGGTTCTTGGTACGGTTTAGAGGCCGCAACGGCGGTTGCCACGGCGATGATGGACGACGGGCTACGAGACGGTGATGCGTTTTCACTGACACCATCCGTTGCGATGTCATTGGGGTCGATCATTTTCGATTTTGGTAGTCGTCGGCTGAATGAAATCTATCCTGACAAAAAGCTTGCACAAGCGGCCTATAGAGCTGCTGTTTCGGGCCAATTCCCATTGGGAGCGAGTGGCGCTGGACGAAACGCGATGACAGGCGGGTTCTTTGGCTGCGCAGTGCACTCCGGGCAGGGTGGCGCGTTTAAACAGATTGGTGATTTAAAAATAGCCGCGTTTTCGGTGGTCAATGCCTTCGGTGCGGTTACCGATCGTGATGGCAAGGTGGATGCTTGTTATACCGATAAAGGCCTTGAGAGAGGTCTGCAAATCAAAGATATGTTTGCAAAGTTTGAATCTAAGTTTGAGGAACAAACACTCGAACGAGCTGACAACAGCAATAAAAACACCACGATCAGCGTTCTGGTGGTGAATCAGAAACTAGAGCCAGCCTTATTGAAGCGCTTGGCAGTGCAAGTTCATACTTCAATGTCACGCAGCTTACAACCTTACGCAACTCTGTTTGATGGTGACGTATTCTACGCCGTGTCGACTGAAGAAATTGATGACAAGGAGTTGAGCCCGGTGGATTTAGGTGTGATTGCGTCTGAAGTAATGTGGGATGCGTTATTAACGGCGGCACCGGCGCAACAACCTGAGCACGTGCAAGCAAACCCAAACGTGGCGTTGTCATCGGCAGACATGAATGCGATTGCGGGCGAGTACCAATTTAGCGACAAGGTGAAACTCAAGGTGTTTGTGCGCGAAGGCAAATTATTTGCACGCGCGACTGGCTCAAAAAAGGTGTTTGCAATTGCCACTGACGAAGACAAAGAACTACTGCCGGTAGCACAAGACCAGTTTGTGGTTCCATCACGAGTGCCGCTCACATTAGATTTTAGTACTGCCGAAAAGGTAATTTTGAACCCTGGTCATTGGCAGCAAACAGGGATGTTAATAGACAACTAG
- a CDS encoding LysR substrate-binding domain-containing protein, which produces MSSDSKYYELSKRIPSRKSIPPFESLRAFDAVARLGGIRKAAHALLRNHAVVSRHLKAVEEWTGCALVDRTPGGVVLTEEGRIYHLQITQALDLISEATIALMKRCSDDSLQVWCMSGFAVHWMARHLRAFENANPGVHLELRSTGEEPDFTRHEADVNIRIYRANEKSSNLPPGMKSQRIARPHIIPVASPEFLADCGDIRVPEDLLKHQLLREDSFGNWQYWFQENNVEDVDELDGVKLWDGHMTLAAARHGRGIALTNNLIAVNDIASGRLVEIGADNDLFKPVSLGSYHFIARADRWDVPSISRFRNWVISTLQSEFKG; this is translated from the coding sequence ATGAGCTCAGATTCCAAGTATTACGAACTTTCAAAGCGGATTCCTTCGCGAAAGTCGATACCGCCTTTTGAATCGTTACGCGCTTTTGATGCGGTAGCTCGCTTGGGGGGAATTCGCAAGGCCGCACACGCACTGTTGCGTAATCACGCGGTGGTGAGTAGGCATTTGAAAGCGGTTGAAGAATGGACTGGCTGCGCGCTGGTTGATCGAACTCCCGGTGGCGTTGTTTTGACCGAAGAAGGTCGAATTTATCATCTACAGATAACTCAGGCGTTGGACCTGATTTCTGAAGCGACGATTGCGTTAATGAAGCGCTGTTCTGATGACTCATTGCAAGTTTGGTGTATGTCCGGATTTGCAGTTCATTGGATGGCGCGTCACCTTAGAGCATTTGAAAACGCTAACCCTGGCGTGCACTTGGAGTTACGTTCAACCGGTGAAGAGCCAGATTTCACTCGTCACGAAGCCGATGTGAATATTCGAATTTACCGAGCGAACGAGAAGTCTTCCAACCTACCCCCAGGTATGAAAAGTCAGCGAATTGCTAGGCCGCATATTATTCCGGTTGCAAGCCCAGAATTTCTTGCTGATTGTGGCGATATTCGTGTGCCTGAAGATTTGCTTAAACACCAATTACTGCGGGAAGATAGTTTTGGTAATTGGCAGTACTGGTTCCAAGAAAATAACGTCGAAGACGTGGATGAACTAGATGGTGTCAAATTATGGGACGGCCATATGACGCTAGCTGCAGCTCGACATGGAAGGGGCATTGCGTTAACCAATAATTTGATTGCAGTGAACGATATAGCCAGCGGGCGACTGGTTGAAATAGGTGCCGATAACGATCTATTTAAACCGGTTTCACTCGGCTCCTATCACTTTATTGCCCGCGCAGATCGCTGGGATGTGCCGTCGATATCTCGTTTTCGAAACTGGGTAATTTCGACTTTGCAAAGCGAGTTTAAGGGTTAA
- a CDS encoding aminotransferase class III-fold pyridoxal phosphate-dependent enzyme — translation MKLDAHWMPFTANKTFKQDPILMESSSGMHVTTEAGQTMIDMTAGLWCTNLGHSRERVAKAMYESAKTLGYVSSFNLGHRASFELAERLTDLSPGNLNHVFFSNSGSEAIDTALKIAMAYHAAKGQSGRKMFIARERAYHGVNLGGTAVGGLVNNTRNFGRWGTVAHLPHTLDHANNAFSRGLPKIGAEKAQALADLIALHGAENIAAVMVEPIAGAGGVLPPPVGYLKELRKICDEHDILLIFDEVVTGFGRTGSFTASIEFDVVPDIYTSAKGLTSGAVPMGATFCKDFIYDAVVNSVEGIEFWHGYTYSAHPIACAAAIACLDIYEEESLFTRVNEGIGDYFEEALHSLNDLPHVIDIRNYGLLGAIEFQPQSDGLPMGSRVYKKAMEKGVMVRGAGDSIILSPPLIIERSHIDEFVEKTRLAAAEIA, via the coding sequence ATGAAACTTGATGCTCATTGGATGCCATTTACGGCGAATAAAACGTTTAAGCAGGATCCAATATTAATGGAGTCCTCGAGTGGTATGCATGTAACGACCGAAGCCGGTCAGACCATGATTGATATGACGGCGGGATTGTGGTGTACCAATTTAGGCCATAGTCGCGAGCGAGTCGCCAAGGCGATGTATGAATCGGCGAAAACTCTAGGTTACGTGTCTTCGTTTAACCTTGGGCACCGCGCGTCGTTTGAGCTTGCCGAACGCCTGACTGACTTGTCTCCAGGAAACCTTAATCACGTGTTCTTTAGTAATTCCGGTTCGGAAGCGATTGATACGGCACTCAAAATAGCAATGGCCTATCATGCAGCCAAGGGTCAGTCTGGGCGCAAAATGTTTATTGCTCGAGAACGTGCTTACCATGGCGTGAATCTTGGCGGCACGGCCGTTGGTGGCTTAGTCAACAATACTCGTAACTTTGGTCGATGGGGTACGGTTGCTCATTTGCCTCACACGCTCGATCACGCTAACAACGCGTTTTCTCGTGGCTTGCCGAAAATAGGAGCCGAGAAAGCGCAGGCTTTAGCTGACTTGATTGCCTTGCATGGCGCGGAAAATATAGCGGCCGTGATGGTGGAGCCAATTGCTGGCGCTGGGGGTGTTTTACCACCGCCGGTAGGGTACTTAAAAGAGCTACGAAAAATTTGTGACGAGCACGACATCTTGCTGATCTTTGATGAAGTAGTGACCGGCTTCGGGCGCACGGGATCGTTCACTGCCTCTATAGAGTTTGATGTTGTTCCGGACATTTACACCTCCGCCAAAGGCTTAACTAGTGGCGCAGTTCCGATGGGCGCCACGTTTTGCAAAGATTTCATTTACGACGCAGTAGTGAATTCGGTTGAAGGCATCGAGTTTTGGCATGGCTACACTTACTCTGCACATCCAATTGCCTGCGCTGCGGCGATCGCTTGCTTGGATATTTATGAGGAAGAATCCTTGTTTACGCGGGTTAATGAAGGCATTGGTGATTATTTTGAAGAAGCACTGCATAGCCTAAATGACCTACCGCATGTGATCGATATTCGAAACTACGGCTTATTAGGTGCAATCGAGTTTCAGCCGCAGTCAGATGGTTTACCAATGGGGTCGCGAGTGTATAAAAAGGCCATGGAAAAGGGCGTGATGGTGCGTGGAGCTGGCGACAGCATTATTTTATCGCCGCCGCTTATTATAGAGCGCAGTCATATTGATGAGTTTGTTGAGAAAACTCGATTAGCGGCGGCTGAAATTGCTTAA